The genomic segment ATGGGTAGCCTCGCAAAGCCAGAATAGGAATTTACCCCAGTGGAGACCATATACTGGTGTTGGTGAAGATTTGGATATGACAGGGGGACTGCAGAAACCTCTTCCTGGACtgaaaactgaacagaaaaacTGTAAGATGCATGTCAATGCAGATTTAAAATGacaacaggaagcagcagagaaaagaagagtTTTAAATTCAGACAGCGATGAGATAATTGTTAACTGGTGTAGTGAAATCGTAATCAGCTAACTGAGTTGACAAGTgggaaatatgaataaatatggaGAGGGCATATGTATGAAAAGTATTCTTCCTGTCTGAACATATATTGAGCTATGTTGTGTCCTACTTCTATTCAGATAGAAAGACAGTCTACAAGCATACAGTGTGCATAATACATTTAGTGCTATAATAAGTTATTGCAGTACTGTATTTgaaaatatacatgtttttgtgttttagctTGCAGGCACTGCTGTCTTTGCTATAGGCTTGTGGCTAAGATTAGACACAAAGACGAAAGGCCTGTTTGAAGGAACAGACTCTCCATATGTGTTTTACACAGGTAAGATGCTCTCAGTCCTTGAGCAGGAACGTTATCCATTATCATTTAAGCAAAGTTTAAGCAAAGTTTTGAATTATGTGAGCTCTGCAAAACACTAAGTATGCTCATATGTAtctgtaatgtactgtatgcgTGTGTAGGTGTATATATCCTGATAGGAGCTGGAGCactgatgatggtggtgggtTTTCTGGGATGTTGTGGGGCCATCCAGGAGTCCCCCTGTATGCTGGGACTGGTTTGTACTACTTTATTATTCTTCATGTAACTAATGATATTAACTTTTTTTGACTGAACTAACATAaaatttcaactttttaaaaccaagttttttttctctctgtctgagtcTTTTAAGTTTTCGTAGTGATCTCACTCAGCAGCACTTGGATTTGTTAACCCACTTTAGCAAGTGTGTATTATGGACTGACCTTGGGCTCAATAAGAAATATGTCTGCCTTTATCATTGTTTACTGAACAGAGTCGAGGCCTGAGAAGTCTCTAGATTTCCCTGTACTTGttgcctccctccctctctccctcctgcctTGTCTGGCCCTAATCTTCTTGTACTAAATCTCTCAGGAGGAGGAGTCTATGTAAATTGGGTTCAGCTACACTCAAATGACCTTACTTGTTCACACATGCGCACACGCATGCATGAaggcacacattcacacaatgagtttaattttgtctttcatttctgCAGTTCTTCTTTTTTCTGCTCATCATATTTGCCATTGAGGTCGCAGCTGGAATCTGGGGATTTTCCAACCAAAGCAAGGTAGCGTTTAAGTTTAAAGTACGTTACATTGATAATTTTACACTTTAACACTTTTTGACAAAGCACTTAACATATATAACGAAGTGTATTAGAGGCAATGCAATAAGAAAAAGCACCaggtagaaaaaaatacaagccAAAAACTAGAATAAATCACAAAATGACATGTACggcaatgaaaaacaaagtgaaagaaataaCTATAAAAAAGAACATGAAATGTTGCAATAAGGATTTAAAAGGCAGTATGTAAAATCAtgtatataaattaatttttcCTGGTTTGCTCCTGTGTTGCAGGTGGTGAATGACATCACAACGTTCTACATGCAGACCTACAATAACTTTAAGACAACAGGAGACGAGCGCCTTAAAGAATCACTGCGAGTGATTCAAACCGGCGTGAGTGATATCTGCTCCATTTCTGCTTCATTCTAATTCAGACTGACTCAGATCATATCTAAAAGGAATTTTGCACAAAAAGTATTTTCAAGCAAATACAATGTATTCCCATGGGAAGTTGTTTTTGTCACCGAGCAAGACTTTTCAGAACTCTCCACAACAAGTATTATCCATAATGTTTATGATGCGaagttttaaaggaaaagttcagcATTTTAGGAAATAAACGTATTCACTTTCTTTGTGAGAGTTATATGGGAAGATCGATATCAATATCATGTCTGCcatgttagcctagcttagcataaagactggaaggaggaggaaacagctagcctccaAAGGTCAAAAACACACCTACCAGCCCACTCactaagctcactaattaacatgttatatcttgtttgttgaaTCTGTGCACaaacagtaatgttaaaaaagtcatttgttgttttagatggagttatgtgctgtaactatttcttgatgaACATTTTATACATGCATCCAGTACTTCTgtgtctccactggttgcctggcaacctcactgtgacaacaGGACTTGAGGAACTTaaaatttcaacaaaatgttgaactattcctttaaagtggtcatattatgcttcttggccttttccctttcctttactgtgttttatatcttttttgtgcatgtattttggtttttcaaagtcaaagtgaaaaagcccagagtccaccccaaagggagttaccctctcccacagaaaacacggttcctgaactgcctgaaaacagcttgtagtccagcctttacttccgtaacatTTGCATCCCTATGTAACACGCATAATAATGCACGAATTGTGGTACACCTacatatgaaattaaaataatgttagataccctccaggcagtcaatggaCATACAAGTTGTTACTGTGTTGTAGAGACAGTGCAGATTTAAAATGAgtttaattacaaatgaataacttACCGCTCTAGAAGTGAAATGAGTCACTCGGTAGCTAAAACGGAGCATTCAAGACACAGGaagaaaagaggtgctgcagcaatgtgcagaatgagcaaaaatatggtgttttatGAAAATTAAACCTATTCTGggacaaccccaaaataaaattatgaacctgaaaatgagcataatatgaccacaaaaacacagttagacatatgtgtttttccttctgcAAGTCATCTTGTTCTCTAAAGGTATGattttgtgtatgtttacaGCTGAACTGTTGTGGACCAACTGGTACTGTAATAGATGCTGCCAAAGACACCTGTCCCCGGGGAGAGCCACTTGAGGTGCTCA from the Siniperca chuatsi isolate FFG_IHB_CAS linkage group LG4, ASM2008510v1, whole genome shotgun sequence genome contains:
- the cd9a gene encoding CD9 molecule a isoform X2 — translated: MAALSGGEMCIKYLMFVFNLVFWLAGTAVFAIGLWLRLDTKTKGLFEGTDSPYVFYTGVYILIGAGALMMVVGFLGCCGAIQESPCMLGLFFFFLLIIFAIEVAAGIWGFSNQSKVVNDITTFYMQTYNNFKTTGDERLKESLRVIQTGLNCCGPTGTVIDAAKDTCPRGEPLEVLITKSCPDAIDEVFDSKLHIIGGVGITIGVVMIFGMIFSMLLCCAIRKSREVV
- the cd9a gene encoding CD9 molecule a isoform X3; translated protein: MAVAGGIMCVKYLMFVFNFFFWLAGTAVFAIGLWLRLDTKTKGLFEGTDSPYVFYTGVYILIGAGALMMVVGFLGCCGAIQESPCMLGLFFFFLLIIFAIEVAAGIWGFSNQSKVVNDITTFYMQTYNNFKTTGDERLKESLRVIQTGLNCCGPTGTVIDAAKDTCPRGEPLEVLITKSCPDAIDEVFDSKLHIIGGVGITIGVVMIFGMIFSMLLCCAIRKSREVV
- the cd9a gene encoding CD9 molecule a isoform X1 yields the protein MAALSGGEMCIKYLMFVFNLVFWLAGTAVFAIGLWLRLDTKTKGLFEGTDSPYVFYTGVYILIGAGALMMVVGFLGCCGAIQESPCMLGLFFFFLLIIFAIEVAAGIWGFSNQSKVAFKFKVVNDITTFYMQTYNNFKTTGDERLKESLRVIQTGLNCCGPTGTVIDAAKDTCPRGEPLEVLITKSCPDAIDEVFDSKLHIIGGVGITIGVVMIFGMIFSMLLCCAIRKSREVV